From a single Brassica oleracea var. oleracea cultivar TO1000 chromosome C5, BOL, whole genome shotgun sequence genomic region:
- the LOC106343740 gene encoding uncharacterized protein LOC106343740: MLKKRSRSKQASLMADTNQKQSKPTPFPRLFTAFSSFKSFTENDAVASPTSILDTKPFTVLKNPFGSDNPKPYEPETRLKLEPKRIGLAIVDSLVQEENQEPGFSRPRSGTIIFGSQLRIRVPDPPRSSSDFGIKTKNPPVSPSPEEMKKTVSGSGLASPRIFTGYFSTSDMELSEDYTCVTCHGPNPRTIHIFDNCIIESQPGVVLFRSSDPVNESDCLPSDSFLSTCCNCKKDLGPRDDIFMYRGYRAFCSSECRSLEMMSEENDI, encoded by the exons ATGCTGAAGAAGAGATCAAGAAGCAAGCAAGCTTCGTTAATGGCGGATACCAACCAGAAACAGAGTAAACCAACGCCGTTTCCACGGCTCTTCACAGCTTTCAGCAGCTTTAAAAGCTTCACTGAAAACGACGCCGTGGCGAGTCCCACCTCCATCCTCGACACAAAACCTTTCACCGTTTTGAAAAACCCTTTTGGATCCGATAACCCGAAACCCTACGAACCCGAGACCCGGCTCAAGCTCGAACCCAAAAGAATCGGACTCGCTATTGTCGATTCTCTCGTCCAAGAAGAAAACCAAGAACCCGGGTTCTCCCGACCAAGATCCGGGACAATTATATTCGGGTCTCAGCTCCGGATCCGGGTTCCGGACCCTCCACGTTCTTCGTCGGATTTTGGGATCAAAACGAAGAATCCTCCGGTCTCCCCTTCGCCGGAAGAGATGAAGAAAACGGTTTCCGGGTCGGGTCTTGCGTCGCCCCGTATCTTCACCGGCTATTTCTCGACCAGCGATATGGAATTATCGGAAGATTACACGTGCGTTACGTGTCACGGGCCTAACCCGAGAACGATCCATATATTCGATAACTGTATCATTGAGAGCCAACCCGGTGTCGTTTTGTTCAGGAGCTCCGACCCGGTTAACGAATCGGATTGTTTACCATCCGACAGCTTTCTCAGTACCTGTTGTAACTGTAAGAAGGATCTTGGACCTCGTGATGACATTTTCATGTACAG GGGATATAGAGCCTTCTGTAGCAGCGAATGCAGGTCACTGGAGATGATGTCGGAGGAAAATGACATTTAA